Proteins encoded within one genomic window of Canis lupus familiaris isolate Mischka breed German Shepherd chromosome 12, alternate assembly UU_Cfam_GSD_1.0, whole genome shotgun sequence:
- the SMIM40 gene encoding small integral membrane protein 40, with amino-acid sequence MAEEEGDVDEEDVFLAFAQGPCPPRSPFRRALDKAFLVFLFLILTLLTLEAVCKLLWLLPWTKFGDWLLRTPQKEEELEL; translated from the coding sequence ATGGCTGAGGAGGAAGGTGATGTGGACGAGGAGGATGTGTTCCTGGCATTTGCCCAGGGTCCCTGTCCTCCAAGGAGTCCCTTCCGTAGGGCCTTGGACAAAGCCTTCCTTGTCTTCCTGTTTCTCATCCTGACACTACTGACACTGGAGGCTGTTTGTAAGCTGCTGTGGCTGCTACCATGGACAAAGTTTGGGGACTGGCTCCTGAGAACACctcagaaggaggaggagctggaatTGTGA